Proteins from a single region of Pseudomonas sp. BSw22131:
- the fliP gene encoding flagellar type III secretion system pore protein FliP (The bacterial flagellar biogenesis protein FliP forms a type III secretion system (T3SS)-type pore required for flagellar assembly.) — translation MRIVLTLLLVLAAPLAFGADPLSIPAISLGTGANGQQEYSVSLQILLIMTALSFIPAFVMLMTSFTRIIIVFSILRQALGLQQTPSNQILTGMALFLTMFIMAPVFDRVNQDALQPYLAEKLTAQDAVAKAEVPIKDFMLAQTRSSDLELFMRLSKRTDIATPDQAPLTILVPAFVTSELKTAFQIGFMIFIPFLIIDLVVASVLMAMGMMMLSPLIISLPFKIMLFVLVDGWALIIGTLAGSFGGV, via the coding sequence ATGCGCATTGTTTTGACGCTGCTGCTGGTGTTGGCAGCGCCGCTGGCCTTCGGCGCCGACCCGCTTTCGATCCCTGCGATCTCGCTGGGAACCGGCGCCAACGGCCAACAGGAATATTCGGTCAGCCTGCAAATCTTGCTGATCATGACGGCGCTGAGTTTTATTCCAGCGTTCGTCATGCTGATGACCAGCTTCACCCGGATCATCATTGTCTTCTCGATTTTGCGTCAGGCCCTGGGCCTGCAACAGACGCCGTCCAACCAGATCCTCACCGGCATGGCGCTGTTTTTGACAATGTTCATCATGGCCCCGGTGTTCGACCGTGTGAATCAGGACGCCTTGCAGCCTTATCTGGCGGAAAAGCTCACCGCCCAGGACGCCGTTGCCAAGGCCGAAGTGCCAATCAAGGATTTCATGCTGGCGCAGACCCGTTCCAGTGACCTGGAGTTGTTCATGCGCCTGTCCAAGCGCACGGACATTGCCACTCCGGATCAGGCGCCACTGACGATTCTGGTTCCAGCGTTTGTCACATCCGAACTTAAAACCGCTTTCCAGATCGGCTTCATGATCTTCATTCCGTTTCTGATCATCGACCTGGTGGTTGCCAGTGTGTTGATGGCGATGGGGATGATGATGCTGTCGCCGCTGATCATTTCGCTGCCGTTCAAGATCATGCTGTTCGTGCTGGTGGATGGCTGGGCGCTGATTATCGGTACGCTGGCCGGCAGTTTCGGCGGCGTATGA
- the fliQ gene encoding flagellar biosynthesis protein FliQ, translating into MTPEVAVDLFRDALWLTTTMVAILVVPSLIVGLLVSMFQAATQINEQTLSFLPRLLVMLITLIIVGPWLVRTFMEYITNLYTSIPQVIG; encoded by the coding sequence ATGACGCCAGAAGTAGCGGTTGACCTGTTCCGGGACGCGTTGTGGCTGACCACCACCATGGTGGCGATTCTGGTGGTGCCGAGCCTGATCGTCGGCCTGCTGGTTTCGATGTTTCAGGCCGCGACGCAGATCAACGAACAGACCTTGAGCTTTCTGCCACGGCTGTTGGTGATGCTGATTACCTTGATCATCGTCGGCCCGTGGCTGGTGCGTACGTTCATGGAATACATCACCAACCTGTACACCAGCATTCCGCAAGTGATTGGCTGA
- the fliR gene encoding flagellar biosynthetic protein FliR, giving the protein MEPVLALTDIQISTWVATFMLPMFRIAALLMTMPIIGTKLVPTRVRLYLALAMTVVVAPSLPPMPQVHALDLSALLLIAQQIIIGAALGLSLQLFFQAFVIAGQVVGIQMGMGFASMVDPVNGVSVAVIGQFFTMLVTLLFLAMNGHLVVFETLIESFTTLPVGEGLVVANIWQLLLRFGWVMGAALVLVLPAITALLVVNIAMGVMTRAAPQLNIFSIGFPLTLVLGMGILWITLGDILTQYQPLAVDALQLLRDMVRAR; this is encoded by the coding sequence ATGGAGCCTGTGCTGGCGCTGACCGACATACAGATCAGCACGTGGGTGGCGACGTTCATGCTGCCGATGTTTCGCATCGCCGCGCTGTTGATGACCATGCCGATCATCGGCACCAAGCTGGTCCCGACGCGGGTGCGTCTGTATCTGGCGCTGGCGATGACCGTGGTGGTCGCGCCTTCTTTGCCGCCGATGCCCCAGGTGCATGCCCTGGACCTCAGTGCGTTGTTGTTGATCGCTCAGCAAATCATCATCGGCGCAGCGCTGGGCCTGTCATTGCAGTTGTTTTTCCAGGCATTCGTGATTGCCGGTCAAGTCGTCGGCATCCAGATGGGCATGGGCTTCGCGTCGATGGTCGATCCGGTCAACGGCGTGTCGGTGGCGGTGATCGGGCAATTCTTCACCATGCTCGTGACGTTGCTGTTCCTGGCGATGAACGGGCATCTGGTGGTCTTCGAAACCCTCATTGAAAGCTTCACCACGCTGCCGGTCGGCGAAGGGCTGGTGGTCGCCAACATCTGGCAGTTATTGTTGCGGTTTGGATGGGTCATGGGCGCTGCGCTGGTGCTGGTGTTACCGGCGATCACTGCGCTGCTGGTGGTCAACATTGCGATGGGCGTCATGACCCGGGCGGCGCCGCAACTGAATATTTTCTCGATCGGTTTTCCACTGACACTGGTGCTGGGGATGGGGATTTTGTGGATCACCCTCGGCGACATTCTCACTCAGTACCAACCGCTGGCGGTCGACGCTTTGCAGTTGCTACGCGACATGGTCAGGGCGCGCTGA
- the flhB gene encoding flagellar biosynthesis protein FlhB, with protein MAENENGQDKTEDPTDKRKKDSREKGEIARSKELNTVVVMIVGAAGLLAFGGSMAEMMMQLMRDNFTISREAIMDERSMGLMVMASGKAALLSIQPLLVSLMIASFIAPISLGGWLFAAGSLAPKFSRMNPAAGLKRMVSPKSLIELVKSFAKFLIVLVVAMVVLAKDKNDLVAIAHEPIEMAIIHSLQLVGWSTLWMSFGLVIIAVVDVPVQLWEAHKKLLMTKQEVRDEHKDSEGRPEVKQRIRQLQRDMSQRRMMSAIPEADVIITNPTHYAVALKYDADKGGAPVLLAKGSDFIALKIREIGAQHGVLLLESPALARSIYYSTELDQEIPAGLYLAVAQVLAYVYQIRQYHSGRGKRPNPLGDDLPIPPDLKRDS; from the coding sequence ATGGCCGAAAACGAGAACGGTCAGGACAAAACAGAAGACCCCACGGACAAACGAAAGAAGGATTCCAGAGAGAAGGGCGAGATCGCCCGGTCGAAGGAACTCAACACCGTGGTGGTGATGATCGTCGGGGCTGCCGGTTTGTTGGCGTTCGGCGGCTCCATGGCCGAAATGATGATGCAGTTGATGCGCGACAATTTCACCATCTCCCGCGAGGCGATCATGGATGAGCGCTCCATGGGGTTGATGGTCATGGCGTCGGGCAAAGCGGCGCTGCTGTCGATTCAGCCTCTGTTGGTGTCGCTCATGATCGCTTCGTTCATCGCTCCCATTTCTCTGGGGGGGTGGCTCTTTGCGGCGGGCTCGCTGGCGCCCAAGTTCAGCCGCATGAACCCAGCAGCCGGGCTTAAGCGGATGGTCTCCCCCAAATCGCTGATCGAGCTGGTCAAGTCGTTCGCCAAATTCCTGATTGTTTTGGTTGTCGCGATGGTGGTGTTGGCCAAGGACAAGAACGACTTGGTCGCCATTGCCCACGAGCCTATTGAAATGGCGATCATCCACAGCTTACAACTGGTGGGGTGGAGCACGTTATGGATGTCCTTCGGGCTGGTCATCATCGCGGTGGTCGATGTGCCGGTGCAGTTGTGGGAAGCGCACAAGAAACTGCTGATGACCAAGCAGGAAGTGCGCGACGAACACAAGGACAGCGAAGGGAGGCCTGAGGTCAAGCAGCGGATTCGTCAGTTGCAGCGGGACATGTCGCAGCGGCGGATGATGTCGGCCATTCCCGAGGCTGATGTGATCATCACCAACCCGACCCACTACGCCGTGGCGCTCAAGTACGATGCGGACAAGGGTGGGGCGCCGGTGCTGCTGGCCAAGGGCAGTGATTTCATCGCGTTGAAAATCCGCGAGATCGGCGCCCAGCATGGGGTTCTGCTGCTGGAGTCGCCGGCCCTGGCGCGCTCGATTTACTACAGCACCGAGTTAGACCAGGAAATCCCGGCTGGTTTGTATCTGGCCGTGGCGCAAGTGCTGGCCTACGTCTATCAGATCCGTCAGTACCACTCCGGCCGCGGCAAACGGCCCAATCCGCTGGGCGATGATTTACCGATTCCGCCGGATTTGAAGCGTGATTCCTGA
- the flhA gene encoding flagellar biosynthesis protein FlhA, with protein sequence MDRSQLLSSARSNLSGLGRGQLGVPLLLLVMLAMMMLPMPPFLLDVFFTFNIALSIVVLLVCVYALRPLDFSVFPTILLVATLLRLALNVASTRVVMLHGQDGHAAAGKVIQAFGEVVIGGNYVVGIVVFAILMIINFVVVTKGAGRISEVSARFTLDAMPGKQMAIDADLNAGLIDQPQAKARRLEVAQEAEFYGSMDGASKFVRGDAIAGLLILFINLIGGVLVGIFQHNMTFADAGKVYALLTIGDGLVAQLPSLLLSTAAAIMVTRASGSEEMGKLINRQMFSTPKALAVSAGIMIVMGLVPGMPHFSFISLGLVAAGAAYLLWKKQDQVKVMALQEVKRQQDLLPSPTRSQESKELGWDDVTPIDMIGLEVGYRLIPLVDRNQGGQLLARIKGVRKKLSQELGFLMPTVHIRDNLDLAPSAYRLTLMGVTLAEAEIYPDRELAINPGQVFGSLNGINAKDPAFGLEAVWIEISQRAQAQSLGYTVVDASTVVATHLNQILYKHSHELIGHEEVQQLMQLLAKGSPKLAEELVPGILSLSALLKVLQALLAEQVPVRDIRSIAEAIANNAARSQDTAALVAAVRVGLSRAIVQSIVGIEPELPVITLEPRLEQILLNSLQKAGQGQEEGVLLEPSMAEKLQRSLIEAAQRQEMQGQPVILLVAGPVRAMLSRFGRLAVPNMHVLAYQEIPDNKQVTIVATVGPNG encoded by the coding sequence GTGGATCGCTCTCAATTACTCAGCAGTGCCCGCAGCAACCTGTCCGGTCTAGGCCGTGGGCAGTTGGGTGTGCCATTGCTGCTGTTGGTCATGCTGGCAATGATGATGTTGCCCATGCCGCCGTTCCTGCTGGACGTGTTCTTCACGTTCAACATCGCCCTGTCCATCGTCGTCCTGCTGGTCTGCGTGTACGCACTGCGGCCCCTGGACTTCTCGGTATTCCCGACCATCCTGCTGGTCGCCACGCTGCTGCGCCTGGCACTCAACGTCGCGTCTACACGTGTCGTCATGCTCCACGGTCAAGACGGCCACGCCGCTGCCGGTAAGGTGATCCAGGCCTTCGGTGAGGTGGTGATTGGCGGTAACTACGTGGTGGGTATCGTGGTGTTTGCGATCCTGATGATCATCAACTTCGTGGTAGTGACCAAAGGTGCCGGCCGTATCTCCGAGGTGAGCGCGCGTTTCACCCTCGATGCGATGCCTGGCAAACAGATGGCGATCGACGCCGACCTCAACGCGGGTCTGATCGATCAGCCACAGGCCAAGGCCCGTCGTCTGGAAGTCGCCCAGGAAGCCGAGTTCTACGGTTCCATGGACGGTGCCAGCAAGTTCGTGCGCGGTGACGCCATCGCCGGTTTGCTGATTTTGTTCATTAACCTCATCGGCGGTGTGCTCGTCGGTATCTTCCAGCACAACATGACCTTCGCCGACGCCGGCAAGGTTTACGCACTGCTGACCATCGGTGACGGTTTGGTGGCGCAACTGCCATCACTGTTGCTGTCCACCGCCGCTGCGATCATGGTGACCCGTGCTTCCGGTTCGGAAGAAATGGGCAAGCTGATCAATCGCCAGATGTTCAGCACGCCCAAGGCGCTGGCTGTTTCGGCGGGCATCATGATCGTCATGGGTCTGGTGCCGGGCATGCCGCACTTCTCGTTCATCAGCCTTGGGCTGGTGGCGGCCGGTGCCGCGTATCTGCTGTGGAAGAAACAGGATCAGGTCAAAGTCATGGCCCTGCAGGAGGTCAAGCGTCAACAGGACCTGCTGCCATCGCCAACCCGTTCTCAGGAATCCAAAGAGCTGGGCTGGGACGACGTCACACCCATCGACATGATCGGCCTGGAAGTGGGCTATCGCCTGATCCCGCTGGTGGACCGCAATCAGGGTGGTCAGCTGCTGGCGCGGATCAAGGGTGTGCGCAAGAAGCTCTCCCAGGAGTTGGGCTTCCTGATGCCCACCGTTCACATCCGCGACAACCTGGATCTGGCGCCCAGCGCCTACCGCTTGACACTGATGGGCGTGACCCTGGCCGAAGCCGAGATTTACCCGGACCGCGAACTGGCGATCAACCCCGGTCAGGTGTTCGGCAGCCTCAACGGTATCAACGCCAAAGACCCGGCGTTTGGCCTGGAAGCGGTCTGGATCGAAATCAGCCAGCGTGCCCAGGCGCAATCGCTCGGCTACACCGTGGTCGATGCCAGCACTGTGGTGGCGACCCACTTGAACCAGATTCTCTACAAGCACTCTCATGAGCTGATCGGCCACGAAGAAGTGCAGCAATTGATGCAGTTGCTGGCCAAGGGCTCGCCCAAGCTGGCTGAGGAACTGGTCCCCGGTATTCTTTCGTTGTCTGCGCTGCTCAAAGTGTTGCAGGCGTTGCTCGCCGAACAAGTGCCGGTGCGCGACATTCGCAGCATCGCGGAAGCCATCGCCAACAACGCTGCGCGGAGTCAAGATACCGCCGCGTTGGTGGCCGCAGTGCGGGTCGGATTGTCCCGCGCAATCGTCCAAAGCATTGTGGGCATTGAGCCGGAGCTGCCTGTTATCACGCTTGAGCCAAGGTTGGAACAGATATTGCTCAATAGTCTTCAGAAGGCAGGTCAGGGTCAGGAAGAAGGCGTTCTGCTCGAACCGAGCATGGCTGAAAAGCTGCAACGCTCGTTGATCGAAGCAGCACAGCGTCAGGAGATGCAAGGGCAACCCGTGATCTTGCTGGTTGCAGGTCCGGTTCGCGCCATGTTGTCCCGCTTTGGACGCCTGGCAGTACCGAACATGCATGTGTTGGCGTATCAGGAAATTCCTGACAACAAGCAAGTCACCATCGTAGCGACTGTCGGGCCGAACGGCTGA
- the flhF gene encoding flagellar biosynthesis protein FlhF — translation MQVKRFFAADMRQAMKLVRDELGAEAAIIGNRRIAGGVELTAALDYKLSALAPRVPNIELEDELRKTQSRIVSAQAELGGGGEVDASVNRQLFAGLPLSADDKHIEPTLDEPFRPSVHAAIAAERAERAAVSEPAVGQRAYESMRSELNGLRELLEVQLGSLAWNQLQGSRPSQANLWRRLQRVGLSGPLSRDLLAMVPNTDDQQHAWRMLLAHLARMIATPEIEPLEEGGVIAMVGPAGMGKTTTLAKLAARYVLKYGSQNIALVSMDSFRIGAQEQLKTLGRILNVPVTHVDPGQSLAQALEPLLRKRVVLIDTAGLQASDPALRMQLESLAGRGIKSRNYLVLATTSQKQVLTAAYHSYKRCGLSGCILTKLDETASLGEVLSLAISHELPVAYLTDGPRIPDDLHLPRRHQLVSRAVSVQMQEEPSEEAMADMFADLYHNPGKRVG, via the coding sequence ATGCAAGTTAAGCGTTTTTTCGCCGCCGATATGCGACAAGCCATGAAACTGGTTCGTGATGAATTGGGCGCCGAGGCGGCCATCATCGGTAACCGGCGGATTGCAGGTGGCGTGGAACTGACTGCCGCGCTGGATTACAAGCTGTCGGCCCTGGCGCCGCGCGTGCCGAACATCGAACTTGAAGACGAACTGCGTAAGACACAGTCGCGCATCGTGTCGGCTCAAGCTGAGCTGGGCGGCGGTGGCGAAGTGGACGCTTCGGTTAATCGCCAACTGTTCGCCGGCTTGCCGCTGAGCGCTGACGACAAACACATCGAGCCTACGCTGGACGAGCCGTTCCGCCCTTCGGTACACGCGGCCATCGCCGCTGAGCGTGCAGAGCGCGCTGCCGTGAGCGAGCCTGCGGTCGGTCAGCGCGCCTATGAATCGATGCGTTCTGAATTGAATGGCCTGCGCGAGTTGCTGGAAGTACAGCTGGGCTCACTGGCATGGAATCAGCTGCAAGGCAGTCGCCCGTCGCAGGCCAATCTGTGGCGTCGCCTGCAACGCGTCGGTCTGTCCGGCCCGTTGTCTCGCGACCTGCTGGCGATGGTGCCCAACACCGACGATCAGCAGCACGCCTGGCGCATGCTTCTGGCGCATCTGGCCCGTATGATCGCGACCCCCGAGATAGAGCCTCTGGAAGAGGGCGGTGTGATTGCCATGGTCGGTCCTGCCGGCATGGGCAAGACCACCACGCTGGCCAAGCTCGCGGCCCGCTACGTACTCAAATACGGCTCGCAGAACATCGCGCTGGTGAGCATGGACAGTTTTCGTATCGGCGCCCAGGAGCAACTCAAGACTCTGGGACGCATCTTGAATGTTCCGGTAACCCACGTCGATCCGGGCCAGTCACTGGCTCAGGCGCTGGAGCCGCTGCTGCGCAAACGCGTGGTGCTGATCGACACCGCAGGCCTGCAAGCCAGCGATCCAGCACTGCGCATGCAGCTCGAAAGCCTTGCAGGGCGTGGCATCAAGTCGCGCAATTATCTGGTACTCGCCACCACCAGCCAGAAGCAGGTGCTGACGGCGGCGTATCACAGTTACAAGCGTTGCGGCCTGTCCGGGTGCATCCTGACCAAGCTCGACGAAACCGCCAGCCTCGGAGAGGTGTTGAGCCTGGCGATCAGTCACGAGTTGCCTGTGGCCTATCTCACCGATGGTCCACGGATACCGGATGATCTGCATTTGCCGCGCCGGCACCAGTTGGTGAGTCGAGCGGTCAGCGTGCAGATGCAGGAGGAGCCGAGCGAGGAAGCAATGGCTGATATGTTTGCGGATCTTTATCACAACCCAGGCAAGCGTGTGGGTTAG
- the fleN gene encoding flagellar synthesis regulator FleN, which translates to MGSMHPVQVIAVTGGKGGVGKTNVSVNLSLALAELGRRVMLMDADLGLANVDVLLGLTPKRTLADVIEGRCELRDVLLQGPGGIRIVPAASGTQSMVHLTPAQHAGLIQAFSDIGDNLDVLVIDTAAGIGESVVSFVRAAQEVLLVVCDEPTSITDAYALIKLLNRDHGMNRFRVLANMAQSPQEGRNLFAKLTKVTDRFLDVALQYVGAVPYDECVRKAVQKQRAVYEAFPRSKCSLAFKAIAQKVDTWPLPANPRGHLEFFVERLVHQTSAGPVS; encoded by the coding sequence ATGGGCAGCATGCATCCCGTACAGGTTATCGCAGTGACCGGTGGTAAAGGCGGCGTAGGCAAGACGAACGTGTCGGTGAACCTCTCACTGGCACTGGCCGAGCTTGGTCGCCGCGTCATGTTGATGGACGCCGATCTGGGTCTGGCCAACGTTGACGTTCTACTGGGTCTTACCCCTAAACGCACCCTGGCCGATGTCATCGAAGGCCGGTGCGAGCTGCGTGACGTCCTGCTGCAAGGCCCGGGCGGCATCCGCATCGTACCGGCGGCGTCGGGCACGCAGAGCATGGTTCACCTGACGCCTGCGCAACACGCCGGCTTGATTCAGGCTTTCAGCGACATCGGCGACAACCTCGACGTGCTGGTGATCGACACCGCTGCCGGGATTGGCGAGTCGGTGGTCAGCTTCGTACGCGCAGCCCAGGAAGTATTGCTGGTAGTGTGTGACGAGCCGACTTCGATCACCGATGCCTACGCGCTGATCAAATTGCTCAACCGCGACCACGGCATGAACCGTTTCCGCGTGCTGGCCAACATGGCGCAAAGCCCGCAGGAAGGCCGCAACCTGTTCGCCAAGCTGACCAAGGTCACGGACCGCTTCCTCGACGTTGCTTTGCAGTACGTCGGCGCCGTGCCTTACGACGAGTGCGTACGCAAGGCTGTGCAGAAGCAGCGTGCGGTGTATGAGGCGTTCCCGCGCTCCAAATGCTCACTGGCGTTCAAAGCCATTGCGCAGAAGGTGGACACCTGGCCGTTGCCGGCCAATCCGCGCGGGCATCTGGAATTTTTCGTCGAACGTCTGGTGCATCAAACCAGCGCGGGGCCTGTGTCATGA